The following DNA comes from Carassius auratus strain Wakin unplaced genomic scaffold, ASM336829v1 scaf_tig00216004, whole genome shotgun sequence.
CAGAGCCAATCACAACGACGCCTGTCTCTGACTCTTTTCTAATTGGCTGATTGAGAGTTTGgaatcatttcagttttttttaacactgaaatactgactttttttatatgatattttaaatTGATTCTGAACGAGAATTGATACATTTCTCTTCTTACCAATCAGCATCTCGTACATGATGACGCCCAGACTCCACCAATCGCAGAGCTTGTTGTATCCGGTCTGCATGAAGACCTCTGGCGCGATGTAGTCCGGCGTTCCCACCGTGGAGAAGGCCTGAAAGAGGCGGAGCAACATAACGCATCACTTCCTGTTCGGATTGAATGGGCTAATGAAGCCATCGCTAACACTGACCAGCTGCCTCCGGTTTCTCTTCCACGTCTCGGCCTTCCTCTTGGAGTTCATGTGCTGAAACGCTACAAGAAACTCGTGTAAATTACTTaaactgaaaatttaaatataaacatgaatATTAACTAGTAAACTCTATTGGCTTGACAAAGCCAGGTCTGAACATTTAAACTTAAAGTTTGAAGGTTTTACTCATAGAAAGTCAATAACTAACATGATTCCGCACATTGTTACCCCCtttaagcatgttgctagcatgaattagcacattttaacaatatgctagcatgttgttaacaggTTTTCTAACATTTTACCAAATGGCTAGCATGTAGCATGTTGGTAACATGTTTCCAACATGTTTATCATATTGATAGCAGGAATTAACATGTGTAAACAGAGTTCCAACATGTTTTAACATATAGCTAACGTGAATTAGCATTTTCTAACATATTTCTACCTTGCTTAACACTATGCTAGCATGAATTAGCATGATGTTAACAGGATTTCTAACACTTTACATAATGGCTAACAtgtagcatgttgttaacatgtttctaccaTGTTTAACGTTGTTAGTATGAGTTACCATGTTGTTGACAGGTTTTCTAACATTTTACCTCATGGCTAGCATGAAGAATGTTACTTGTTTCTAACATGTTTATCAGGTTGTTAACAGGTTTCCAACATGTTTTACCACATTGTTAACAagaattagcatgttgctaacaaaTTTCTACAATGTTTAATGTTGCTAGTATGAGCTAACATTAGGTTAAAAGGTTTTCTAACATTTTACCACATTGTTAACATGTAGCATGTTggtaacatgtttctaacatgtttatcataatgatagcaggaattagcatgttgttaacaggTTTCCAACATGTTTTACCACAGGGCTAAAGTGAATTAGCATCTTGTTAACCTATTTCTACCATTTTTAACATGgtgctagcatgttttaacaatATGCCAACAAGAATTAGTATATTGCTAACATGTTTAAGCACATGCTAGCTTGAATTTCCATGTCGTAAACAAGTTAAacatgttgctaatatgttttaACATTATGCAAACAATAATGTGCTAGCATGTCTTTAAAATGTTTGACACAtcaacatgttgttaacatgtttctaatatgtttaacatgttactagcatgaaATATCATGCTGCTAGCAATATGCTTATCTTTAGCATgtctaacatgttgctagcatgctttaacactatGCTAGCCTGAATTGGCATGTGCTAACATGTCTAGCATGTCGTTATCATGTTTTAACAGTATGCTAGGCAGATTTAACACATGGCTAACATGTTTCTTTCATGTTTAACATGTTTTAACACTTGTTTAGTATGAATCAGAATGTCCTTATCATTATCATTACATGAATTAGCACTTTACTACCATGTTTCTTGCTTGATTTAACATGTTTGCTAACGcactgctagcatgttttagtatgttATCAATAGGCTTTGCTCTATAGTTGTTGTGTAAAAGTTTTTACCCCCTGAATGGAAATCTATGGGAGTAAGCACTGTTCAGAAGTCCGACACAGAAATTCCGTACATCAGATCATTTCGAAAAGAGAATTCCGATTAGCCTGAAGCTTTGTTCACTCACTGAGGTCGTTTGATTGGCTGTGCTTCAGGTTGCGGTAAAACTCGGTCCGATGTGCCTTTTTGAGTCCCGTACACAAGCCGAAATCAGACAGCTTGACGTGAccctgaaacacaaacatacacacagctctcagccaatcagacgcCTCACTGATAGAGAAGTGCTGTGAAAGCAGAAGAGGGCACAGGAAGTGTGTTATTGAgtcacttcctgttcctgtcagGGTGTTTGACCTTGGAGTCCAGCAGCAGGTTGTCTGGTTTGATGTCTCGGTGAATGAAGCCCAGCTGATGGATGAAGTCGATGGCCAGAACCGTCTCAGCTATGTAAAACTGCGTCTCCTCCTCCGTCAGCGTGTCCTTCTTCATCAGAAGCGTCATCATGTCTCCTGGAGAACACAAGAGATCGATCAGACTTTGACGTTTCATGTGAAGGAGGGATTTGGATccttgattcactgattcattgaaaagaatcAACTCAAATTGTTCTTGTGAACTGGTTCTgaagaaatgtttcaaaacaaaatgaagTAAAGTGAACATGAAGACACATCTGAAATCTACTGGTTAGTACAAAATGAAGAAGTTGATCACACACTCTCACCTCCGGGCAGGAACTCCATGAGTAAGTAAAGATTGAGTTTGTCCTGAAAACTGTAGAACATTTTCACCACCCACAGACTGTCTGCCTGAACCAAGATGTCCCGCTCCGCTCGGATATGACCCACCTgaagcagaaaataaaataaaaataaataaaatgacaatatacaaagtaaatgaaacattaattttaaaaattttaaataaagtgacaaaaaaatctaataaattaaaaatttaaatgacacaataaaataaataaaaaattacaacttaaaaaataaaatgaccaaataaaaccgaatataaaaaaagacagaaattacataaaatgcataaaaaattaaaacctaatataaaaataacaaaatataataacaaaaaaataaaatgagataaaagcacaaaaataatttaaaatgacaaaatgaaattaaataacaatattaaattaaataaaatgtgataaaatcaaataaaatggttaaataaaacagaaattacaaaataacacatgacataaaatggcaaaaattacacaaaatgaaaaatgacgtaaaattacaaaacaaaatataattttatagcaaaaaataaaacaaaaatgatacaatgacattaaacaacaaaaaatgcataaaataaaatacaaataaaagttaatatttttaacaaaaattttaaaataaaataacagctaacaatttaataaaataaaatggcacaaaaatcacaaaataaaattacgtaaacaataaattcattatttaacatACTTATGTTTGTTCATATTTCTTCATATTTCCCATTAGCATGTTCATTCTCACCTGCTCTTTCTGCAGCATGTCAGCTTTGCGAAGAATCTTCATGGCGTAAACATGTCCTGTGTCTTTCTTCTGAACCAGACGCACCTGCAGACAGCAGAAATACATGTGTATACtccatgacacacacacagagatccaTCAGTGTGTCATCAGCGCTCATTATCATAATCACCTCCCCAAACGCTCCTCGTCCAATCACCTTCAGCGACTCGAAGTCGTCCAGACCCAGTCTGGTTCTCTTCAGCCGCAGGAACTCGGTCTCCTTACGAGCGTGTTGGGAGCGGCGCATGCGCTTCTGGAATCCAACATTCACGTATATTGCGATATTGTTTAATACATTAATTCGCACATTCACACCAGGATGATAAATGTGACGATAACCAAGTATGATAACTAAGTCAATAAAAAGAAGGAATGCTTATAGATATCATTATCACTACAGTCATTGTTACCATTTAACTTAGTGTAATGATTAAAGTTATCGTAAAGCATGCATTAAGTTATGTATAGTTGTACAATATAgttatattatagttattattatattatcttatattcttgttatacatatttttatgattatatacataaatatctATATATGATTATAATTTACTGTTATGATTACAGTTATTGTTATAATTACTGTTATTTCATTATAGTTATCGGTACAGATATTGTTAtgattacagttatttttttcatttaggttACTGTTTTCATTACGATTACAGTTATCGTTATCGTTAATGTTATTCAAGTTATTGTTATAGATATCGTTATGATTACAGTTATGGCTATTATTATAGTTAGCGTTATCATTTATCGTTATACTTATGATTACAGTTATAGTTaatgttattgttataattatcgGTACAGATATTTTATATGATTACAACAactattatcattataattaacaTTATAGATTTTGTTATGATTATAATTCATTATAGCCACTGTTATAGATATCGTTATGATTACAGTTATggctattattatatttagtgttATCATTTATCGTTATACTTATGATTACAGTTGTAGTTaatgttattgttataattatcgGTACAGATATTGTTATGATTACAACTACtgttatcattataattattattatagattttgttATGATTATAATTAGTTATAGCCActgttatatatattgttatgaTTACAGCTATTGTTCTAATTACCGTCATTTCATTATAGTTATCGTTACAGATATTGTTATGGTTAtaactatcattattattataattagcatTATCATTTATTGTTGTACTTATGATTACATTTATAGTTTGCTGTTATAAGTGTTATCAATATAATGTTTGGTACAGATATTGTTATGATTAcagttatcattataattatcgTCACtttcattatagttattgttacaGATATTGTTATGATtacaattatcattattattatatttagcatAATCATTTATTGTTGTACTTATGATTACAGTTATAGTTACTGTTATAATTGTTATCGTTATAATTATCGGTAAAGATATTGTTATGATTAcggttatcattattattatagttagcattataatttattgttgtACTTATGATTACAGTTATAGTTACCATTATAATtcttattgttataattatctGTACAGATATTATGATTACAGTTATCGTTCTAATAACCGTAATTTCATTATAGTTATCTTTACAGATATTGTCATGATTacagttatcattattattataattagcatTATCATTTATTGTTATACTTATGATTAcagttctcattattattatagttagcATTATCATTTATTGTTGTACTTATGATTACAGTTATAGTAACTGTTAGAATTGTTAGCGTTATAATTATCTGTACAGATATTGTTATGATTACAACTACTGTTATATGATTATAATTATAGTCACTGTTATAGATATTGTTATGATTATAATTATCGTTATCATTAAAGTTACTATTCGCTTTATGACTACAGTTATCGTTATAGTTAAAATCAACATtctatttattgttataaatattgtAATGAATACATTTGTAGTTATTATGATCATTATACTTAAGATGATagataaaattaacattttgttatgATTACTGTTATCGTTATTATCGTTTCAGTTATTTTATCGTTATGGTTGCTGTTCTTGGTGTGTGTTTGTTACCTCTTCATCAGGCAGTCCTTCCTCATCCATCACCTTTTCCAGTTTTTGCTGTCTGTCAACAGAATGTTACAAATAACAAGACACAGAAATTACATTATAAACACTGAGTAAATGAACAACACAGGAAGAGAGTGTTTCACCACAGAGCAATGACGTTACGCTCCACTGACAGAGCACAACACtttttaatatctttaatatcACACTCTAAGTGTGACTCCAGCAGGTTTTGGGCCGCTGTGGAGAATAACGAGCTCTTTGTGAAGCAGTAACAGTCTTTATCTTTGTGTTTCTACCTCATTTCCCTCTCCTCGTGTTGTGTTATGAGGTTGCTGTAGAAGTTCTCCAGGGTGACCTTAGCCATGGTCACTCGCTCTTTGGTGTGGTTGCTCATTAACGAGCTGGAGGCGTGGCCTCGGGTCGCCATGGTTACCGGTCTGGAACCAGTTGGGATGCAGATCTGCAGGAGTTTACAAACACAACACGATTTACATGTGCAGTGGAGTCACGTTACACCGCTGTACCATACTACATTCACACAAGGTATTACCATGGTACCATGACTTCACAATGAGAAAAATACTACAATATGAGCTTTTGCAGTCATTTATACAGCATCTAACACACCCAGACTCTGCTATATTTGCAGTTCAGTCAGAAAACAGGCTGTCTGTGGCTCTGCGTCAGTCAGACACGTTATGGAAAAGAACAAATGTGGccataaaaaacatttggcaGAACTATTCAGACAGTCTGTTCAGAATCTGCGGTTTTGAAGACAGTTAAGAGAGGAAACTCAGTTTCAGGAACAATAGTACTTAACCAATAATTATTTAACTAACataatgacatgaaaaaaaaaaaaaaaaacatatacatatgtatatataaaataaaattcagttaCAAAATTAgcataaattataaacatttaaacttcTGTCGCATTCTTTAAGCTTCTATCACATACAGTATTTTGGATAAATAAAGGAAAATGTGAAACACgtgtatgttttataattatatccTTACAGAAGTTCAGAACGTATAATTGTGGGATGAGCGATGAGGGGGCGGGGCCACAGTCGTGACGTCAGCGGTGAGCGTTCCTCCAAACACGCTAAACTCAACGATTAAAACGAAATAAAACGCATTAAGGTTGCACTAACTTGACGTGAAGTTCCTCAGAGCTTCTCTCTTGCTCTTGAAGGACGATGTCTGTCTCGACACGTTTTCTCTTGGACAACAGACATGAAGCGattcccaaaaaagaaaaaagggggatttttccaagtgtttttttaaatgtttttagacgCGCTGGGCGAAGAACGGAACGGAGAGCCGCGTGCGCGTGTGAGACGCGACTTTATCCACCGATAAAAAAGCGTTATGCACAACTTCTGCGTTTGTCAGACTGATGTGATGACGACTCCAGAAGAAAGACATGAGAAATGAAGCGAAATGAGACGCTCCacccctaaagagagagagagagatttccacACAATTCTATTTTCGCTTTTGTCTAAAGATAAATATAATGCGTTGATATTTTATAATCTctacaatgtattaaaaatgctaatttatataaaaaaaatagtgtgtgtgtgtgtgtgtgtgtgtgtgtgtgtgtgtatatatatatatatatatatatatatatatatatatatatatatatatatatatatatatatatatatatattatttgttttattattattattttttattattatttatttatttatttattatatctattcattaaaagtaattacaaaagtatttaaaaaaatgcatctcgaaacaaataattaaacataattaaatattaaaaagtaagttTATATTGAAacacataaattatattattattttcataattgaaatggaaaaaaactgCGTTAAATTGATACTCTTTTAGTCGTCTTCCCAAAAGTAGATTATTTGTTTGCACTATTCTTTTCCAGCGCTCGTCCTGCGCAGCGCATCTACGACGCTCTTGAATCACTTTCGCGGATGTATGCGCAATTCCTCGCGTCTACGACAATCCTGACGCGTCCGTGTTGAGCTGCGCCGGAAGTGGCCGGCGGCGTCTCGCTAGCAGCTCGCGCTAACCGGACCGGGACCGGTGGAGTCGACACCGGAGCCGAAGCGTCAGGATTACACCGGGCCGTGCGGTCAGACCGCGCATCCTCTCCGAACCCGGGGTCACCTGCAGTTGGAGGGTGAGTCACGCGGCTGGGAGGTTAAACGGTCGAACCGGAGCCGGACTCGAACCCTGAGCCCACCGGAGACCGACACCTGCGGTTCACCAGTCATCTGACCCGTTAAACCCAGAATAATCGCCGAAACTGACAGATTAATAATTTACTGTTACATAATAATGGTTATAATTAACATATTTAGATCAATAttgataattaatattaatggttTAGTAGCGTAACATCTTTTTAAAAAGTATCAGCTCGCTGAATGATAAAACCCCAACGTATTTACAAGAAACGTCAAAGAATACCATGGTGTTACTATGGTATTTaaactgcggtcaagccagccgcgcttTGAAaatacacggtcaagccagccgcactttttttcCTTTGCGCGTGTAATCATGCACTTACGGTACGGGTGCTGAGAGCAGTCAAAATGcatgtaaagaagctgtcgtacacacgtttcctttatactttcgCTTATTTTAACTCATGATTGTATATAAACGTTTGTGTTgtacataaatcattttaaatcgtttattagagattataaattacaatattaatgattttcagtgtgtgtgtatatatatatatatatatatatatatgtgtatatatatatatatatatatatatatatatacacacacatatatttatatatatatatatatatatatatatatatatatacacatatatttatatatatatatatatatatatatatacacacatattatatatatatatatatatatatatatatatatatatatatatatatatatatatatatatatatatatatatatatatatatacacacatatatttatatatatatatttatatatatatatatatatatatatatatatatatatatatatatatatatatatttaatgcattctaCCAATTGCACTGTCCCAGTTTCCTACACAAAGAAGTGTTCCTTTAtatgttagctcattctttcatatCATATGCATTCAGAAtgaccctgactatcactgtattcattttcaaagcattttaatgtatagttgtggagaaagctaaaagcaaaatcaccccaaataaaaaatgcatccgagaaattgcagtgtgtcccatttttcaacattcataaaaaaggttgctttataggttagctcattctttcaaatcatatgtattcagagtgatcctgactaccactgtattaatattcaaggcattttactgtatagttttggagaaaaccaaaagcaaattcacccaaaacatcaaaatccattgttgcacttaaactttttcccattttccaaaattcatataaagtgttcctttataggttagctcattcttttaatgtatatgtattcagagtgacccagactaccactgtattaattatcaaggcattttactgtatagttttggagaaaactaaaagcaaattcacccaaaacatcaaaatccattgttgcacttacactttttcccattttccaaaattcatataaagtgttcctttataggttagctcattcttttaatgtatatgtattcagagtgacccagactaccactgtattaattatcaaggcattttactgtatagtttttttagaaaactaaaagcaaattcacccaaaacatcaaagtccattgttgcacttacactttttcccattttccaaaattcataaaaggtgttcctttataggttagctaattctttcaagtcatatgtattcagagtgacccctactttcactgtattaatattcaaggcattttactgtatagttttggagaaaactaaaagcaaattcccgcaaaacatcaatctccattgttgcacttaaacttattcccattttcaaaaattcatataaagtgttcctttataggttagctcattcttttaatgtatatgtattcagagtgacccagactaccactgtattaattatcaagggattctactgtatagttttggagaaaactaaaagcaaattcacccaaaacatcaaaatccattgttgcacttagactttttcccattttccaaaattcataaaaggtgttcctttataggttagctcattctttcaagtcatatgtattcagagtgacccctactatcactgtattaatattcaaggcattttactgtatagttttggagaaaactaaaagcaaattcacctaaaacatcaaactccattgttgcacttacactttttcccattttccaaaattcataaaaggtgttcctatataggttagctcattctttcaagtcatatgtattctgagtgacccctactttcactgtattaatattcaaggcattttactgtatagttttggagaaaactaaaagcaaattcacctaaaacatcaaactccattgtagcACTTatactttttcccattttccaaaattcataaaaggtgttcctatataggttagctcattctttcaagtcatatgtattctgagtgacccctactttcactgtattaatattcaaggcattttactgtatagttttggagaaaactaaaagcaaattcacctaaaacatcaaactccattgtagcACTTATACTTTTTCCCAATttgcaaaattcataaaaggtgttcctttataggttagctgattctttcaagtcatatgtattcagagtgacccctactatcactgtattaatattcaaggcattttactgtatagttttggagaaaactaaaagcaaattcccgcaaaacatcaatctccattgttacacttaaactttttcccattttcaaaaattcatataaagtgttcctttataggttagctcattcttttaatgtatatgtattcagagtgacccagactacctctgtattaattatcaagggattttactgtatagttttggagaaaactaaaagcaaattcacccaaaacatcaatctccattgttgcacttaaacttattcccattttcaaaaattcatataaagtgttcctttataggttagctcattcttttaatgtatatgtattcagagtgacccagactaccactgtattaattatcaaggcattttactgtatagttttggagaaaactaaaagcaaattcacccaaaacatcaaactccattgttgcacttacactttttcccattttccaaaattcataaaagatgttcctttataggttagctcattctttcaagtcatatgtattcagagtgacccgtactatcactgtattcattttcaaggcattttactgtatagttttggagaaaactaaaagcaaattcacccaaaacatcaaaatccattgttgcacttacactttttcccattttccaaaattcatataaagtgttcctttataggttagctcattcttttaatgtatatgtattcagagtgacccctactatcactgtattaatattcaaggcatttcactatatagtttttgagaaactaaaagcaaattcaccctaaaaaaaatgcatcctagcaattgtagtttgtcccattttccaacactcataaaaaggtttgctttataggttagctcatttcttcagtggacatgtattcagagtgaccctgactatcgctgtattaatattcaaggcattttactgtatattttttgagaaaactaaaatcaaattccccccaaaaaactaaatgcatcctagcaattgcactgtgtcccattttccaacactcataaaaaggtttcctttataggttagctcattctttcaagtcatatgtattcagagtgaccccgactatcactgtattaattttcaagccattttactgtataattttggagaaaactaaaagcaaattcacccaaaacaacaaaatgcatcctagcaattgcagtttatccaattttccaaaattcatataaagtgttcctttataggttagctcattcttttaatgcatatgtattcagagtgacccctactattactgtattaattatcaaggcatttcactgtatagtttttgagaaactaaaagcaaattcaccctaaaaaaatgcatcctagcaattgtagtttgtcccattttccaacactcataaaaaggtatgctttataggttagctcatttcttcagtggacatgtattcagagtgaccctgactatcgctgtattaatattcaaggcattttactgtatattttttgagaaaactaaaatcaaattccccccaaaaaactaaatgcatcctagcaattgcactgtgtcccattttccaacactcataaaaaggtttcctttataggttagctcattctttcagtggacatgtattcagagtgaccctgactATCAATATATTCATTGTCaagtttttttactgtataatgtttgaaaagactaaaagcaaattcaccaaaaacatcaaactcagTTGTTGCACTTTCATTTATTCCCTTATTACAACATTCAtaaaaaggtgttcctttataggttagctcattctttcaagtcatatgtattcagagtgaccatAACTATCGCTGTATTCATTtataaggcattttactgtatagttcttgagaaaactaaaagcaaaatcatcgaaaacaacaaaatgcacgacactcctccgccgcccagtGGATGACGACGGCTCTCCCAGTTTTGGGCAGCCGGGAGGAGTCCCCGTTCTCTGCTCATCCCCTTTCCgggggatggcagcaggctccggcccctgGCGAACGGTGCcatctcctccgctccctcaagcGTCCACGGCGGCACACTCCCTCGCCCTGCTCGATGGCACTGCAGACTCACCACAGCGACAAgttatcttcagcagcgcgtccctccttcctcccaggtttcggcaccagtgtaacactATAAAAGCTTCTGAATCTtgggaaggaggcgggaaccagcggacattcaaaataagctttaataataaaattaacacaaaacagcacgacaGCCACGGCTGCAATTCAACCTAATGGAACTTAAACAAGAG
Coding sequences within:
- the LOC113096614 gene encoding serine/threonine-protein kinase 38-like isoform X1 codes for the protein MATRGHASSSLMSNHTKERVTMAKVTLENFYSNLITQHEEREMRQQKLEKVMDEEGLPDEEKRMRRSQHARKETEFLRLKRTRLGLDDFESLKVIGRGAFGEVRLVQKKDTGHVYAMKILRKADMLQKEQVGHIRAERDILVQADSLWVVKMFYSFQDKLNLYLLMEFLPGGDMMTLLMKKDTLTEEETQFYIAETVLAIDFIHQLGFIHRDIKPDNLLLDSKGHVKLSDFGLCTGLKKAHRTEFYRNLKHSQSNDLTFQHMNSKRKAETWKRNRRQLAFSTVGTPDYIAPEVFMQTGYNKLCDWWSLGVIMYEMLIGYPPFCSETPQETYKKVMSWRETLVFPPEVPISERAKALILRFCCEADHRIGAAGVDDIKRNGFFEGVDYDHIRERPAAIPIEIKSIDDTSNFDEFPESDILQPSSPAVASSHHPESDLKNKDWVFINYTYKRFEGLTARGAIPAYMKSAKR
- the LOC113096614 gene encoding serine/threonine-protein kinase 38-like isoform X2 — encoded protein: MATRGHASSSLMSNHTKERVTMAKVTLENFYSNLITQHEEREMRQQKLEKVMDEEGLPDEEKRMRRSQHARKETEFLRLKRTRLGLDDFESLKVIGRGAFGEVRLVQKKDTGHVYAMKILRKADMLQKEQVGHIRAERDILVQADSLWVVKMFYSFQDKLNLYLLMEFLPGGDMMTLLMKKDTLTEEETQFYIAETVLAIDFIHQLGFIHRDIKPDNLLLDSKGHVKLSDFGLCTGLKKAHRTEFYRNLKHSQSNDLTFQHMNSKRKAETWKRNRRQLAFSTVGTPDYIAPEVFMQTGYNKLCDWWSLGVIMYEMLIGYPPFCSETPQETYKKVMSWRETLVFPPEVPISERAKALILRFCCEADHRIGAAGVDDIKRNGFFEGVDYDHIRERPAAIPIEIKSIDDTSNFDEFPESDILQPSTVASSHHPESDLKNKDWVFINYTYKRFEGLTARGAIPAYMKSAKR